The segment ATGCATCTAAAAAGGTATCCTACCTGATCCCATGACAAAAACGTatcaaaaccaacgtcacataaaacataccatatgtacgttcatctgttctggggaaaaaTCTGAACACTCTTTAAGGGCCACCCAGTGGACGTTTCActgaatatgtcacgaaatgtacatggcggttttacatcttgcaaaaaaagttctcacaggtacgttttcatcatgagatcaggttgaatgTATCATATTTCACTTTTTGGTAATCTCTAACGAAACCCACGACTGAAAGGTTTTCTCATATGTACAGATATATCGTAACCTCAGACATGCTGTAGCCACAATGTTTCGCACAGAGGGGCCCTTCACCTTCTACAAGGGCCTCACACCCACCGTAGTGGCCGTGTTTCCATACGCAGGTCTGCAGTTTTTCTCTTATAATATCCTGAAGAAACTTCTGGAGCCCAAGGACACCAAATCTAGAGGTCAGAGCATGCTTTTTAAACTGTTATTTCActatcacgattattttggtcaatatttgtCATaatcatatgattacttgcttttgatattttatttggaCCAATTATTATTGCCTCGTTGCTGTTATATATGTGTTTTAAGTCATTTTACAatctattctgccctccaaaggcaaagcgcagtaactacgcatttggtcaaaattgagttaaggcttaaaatggactttgtgacaactgttttgtcttgtggcaaagtctcctgggtCAATTTTGTCTCGTTTCAGAGAAAGGAGagcgtcaacatgtttgactagctgttgtaaaaactttaaaggcatttttctcagtttcagagttgtcgtagttactgcactttgcctttggaggtaAGTATTGTTCACTTAGATCtgtttttattaccacaaaacaaTTAGCCAATAACTcgattaattgtcagaataattgaccagttactcaaaataatcgttagtgacagccctaatatttattaatattttaaattagcttatattaatttatacaaacttcttttttttcttattcagCTAATGAGCTTTTAATTGAATATTTtccgtttttatttttgttaaaaagtTTTAGTGATTTCACTatttgtgtttttacattttcttgagtttttatttattcattttattaagctatacattttttatttcatttttggtcattttagtactttaacataaactttatttttgttgttgttttcaattacatttttaaatgtaagttttcatctaatattgatattttatatatattttagctGTATTTCAAGTACCTGTATTAGTTGAcaatatcaattttttttaaagtgcatgAATCAACATTGAATTTAAACTTGCTTTTCTGTCGTGATGTTAATGTTGCTGTGGTATCTCATCTGTTTCTAGGAGGCTTATACAGTCTGATCAGTGGTAGTTGTGCTGGAGTCATCAGTAAAACCATCACGTATCCGTTTGACCTGATTAAAAAGAGACTTCAAGTGGGTGGATTTGAAGAAGCCCGGATGAAGTTTGGGCAGGTGGGTGGAACAGTGTGGTGGTTAAAGATCTAAGCTGCTAACCAAAAACACTGTGGGTTCAAACCAAACAGGGACTGATTATTCTTTTTATAATAACTATTTCTGCTTGCTAAGCTGACATCAGTGAAACTGTTGttaaaagggtcatcggatgcaaaactcacttttacatgttgtttgaacattaatgtgttttggCAGTTTGTGTGCACAactaccctacaatgataaaaatccatccagtggtatttgtttaatctttaaaagtaatatccttttttaaaatcaggtcattctcagcttcttgtcattgtgactgcacactgacagaggccactcccacaatagttgattgacatgagcgccttagaCCCGCCTTCACTGAGCTGGAACAGTccaactccgatcgccattgtgtgactcagatgCAGAGGAAGACAAACATGTCTCTAATTGAGCatttgaggtgttctgttgttggatgtaataatgaacatagcagtcatcatttacttctgacatctgagccactgacgATGCAGAagataacattactttcgtttttcaaaaggaaagcaccgatcccgatctacatatgcggttatgtttgtgcgaatcgtcCCTGATGCAGCtccacccacagcagaagtgagaataagggttttttatgcatcttttcaaatggcctttcttaataatgtgcttgttggcaattTTCGCCATTAAacatggctaaagtaaacattacagctcatcatcccacatcagagagggctggggcgagcagagctcatttgcatttaaagggaccatgcaataaaattagttgattttttgcagagctgattttgaaaaggtaaaagggtgttttttacactactattgagaatttttaaccaaagtatatcatAGACTTATTATTAAGACCCAAAAGAaacatatgaacttgtggaaattgGGCATctaatgacccctttaatatgtaAACCTTAAGCACTACACTTCTGTTGTTTTATACCTGTAGATTGTAAATTTCTGACCTAAATACACTTTTCATTGATAATTTTAGATTTGTAAGATGCTGAAGAtgtattcaaaatatattcaaacagaatttttttttttttaaaggggtcatcggatgcccattttccacaagttcatatgattctttagggtcttaatgaaaagtctgtaatatactttgccCCGCTCCTCTCTGCTGAGgaattacgagctgtaatgtttacttcagccacatttagccgtgtttagctgcatttagccgcgtttgccaacaagcacattattaagaaaggccatttgcaaagatgcataaaaaaacccttatactcacttctgctgtgggtgaagctgcatcaggagcgatttgcacgaacatacatgcatatgtagatcgggatcggtacTTTCCTTTGAAAAACGAAAGTAAAGTTGTCccctgcctcttaagcggctatgttattattattattacatccaacaacagaacacctcaatcgctcaattagagtcttcttctgcacctgagtcacaaaATGGCGATCAgatttggactgtttcagctcggtgagggcgggtctaaggtaaggcgctcatgtcaatcaacttttgtgggagtggcctctgtcagtgtgcagtcacaacgacaagaagctgagaatgacctgattctAAAaaaggatattacttttaaagattaaaaaaaataccactgggttggttttatatcattgtagggtggttgtgcacacaaactaccaacacgcATTCATgtacaaacaacatgtaaaagtgagttttgcatccgatgacccctttaaatagtaaaaatattacacaaaatgactgttttaaatgattttttgtcaaataaatgcagccttggtgaacataataAGAGATTTCTTAAGTGCATGTTCATCTATTTCACAAATGAATCTTCATTTCTTGTGTTTTCGGTGCAGGTGCGGACGTATCATGGATTTGTGGACTGTGTGGTGAGGATTGGCAAAGAGGAAGGGCTCCGGGGTTTTTTTAAGGGCCTTTCCCCCAGTCTCCTGAAGGCTGCTGTGTCCACAGGCTTCACCTTCTTCTGGTACGAGTTCTTCATCAATACTATTGTCAGCCTCAAGAACAGTTAGTGAGCAATGAGAGAAGCCTTACAGACATCCTCGAGAGATGGGACGCAACATTTGTTTTATGGTGTGTAGATGTACATAAAATGAATGTAAGAGGGACCAGTAGCTGCTCTCAAAACACAGGCACTGAGTCAGGAGATATTTGTACCTCTGACTCGCTCCACTAAAGCCTTGAACCGAACAATCAGCTGAGAAGTATGTGTTTACGTCTAACTCAACTGGAGACTTGAAACCATCGTTACATATATTTAGATTTTAGGTTTTGTCATGATGCCTTTGTGTTTTGGTTTGCACTCTGCATTAGGatctgttttattgtttttaaacataACACTGGAAATCAGAATGTTTTTTGTGGTTTtgcatttcaaaaacatttaaactttatattcCGTATGGTGCATGAACTATTCAGTCATCTGGTTTCTACAAGTTTCATTTCAGgttttattgtgtgttttatgTCATTGTTAAGGTTTTTAAATGGCAAATGGTCAAATATTTTATCGATTACATATTAACGGCTTTATCTTTGcccatatttatgtattttttaattgtacTTTCTAACTGACTCTCTTTTATAGTGGTTTTACTTTTACCATACTGGTTTTACCCGTGTCCACGTACAAAAAATGGATCTCTATTGTATTACGAAGATGTATGGCAAACAAATGGGTGATGTGTAAGATAAAAGCAACTATTTttctaataaaattattttattttgattttctttGTTGTCCTGTTCTTTTATGTTTGGAGAATGAATTATATGTTTCCTACTTTTATCATTATGTgctttttacatttctttttttttttagtatttatgtatttagcttccttttatatttttttaattttggtattttttttttagaactttaACAAAATCTTAATTAGGATTTTTAAGTGTACAtttttccatctaatatttatattttgtcagCTGTATTTCAAGTACCAGAAACTATTTTTGAATCGTTTTGATAGTATTATTCTTTTTATACATAACACTGGAAATCTGAAGGTTTACACTTCGTTAAACTTTTGCATTTTTGCAGTTTtgcatttcaaaaacatttaaactatATACTCAATATGGTGCATGAACTATTCAGTCAATTGGTTTCTAAAAATCATTTGATTTCAGGTTTTATGTTGTGTTCTTTAATGCGTTTTATGTCGTTGTTAAGGTTTTTAAATGGTGAA is part of the Garra rufa chromosome 1, GarRuf1.0, whole genome shotgun sequence genome and harbors:
- the slc25a19 gene encoding mitochondrial thiamine pyrophosphate carrier is translated as MVGYDPSSPAAALAPEEAALAGSAAGMVTRALISPLDVIKIRFQLQIEKVSWRNRQGKYWGLWQATRCIMTEEGLPAFWKGHIPAQLLSVCYGAVQFASFEALTEVVHKKTPYNSQTPGVHFICGGLAACSATVACQPLDTLRTRFAAQGEPKIYRNLRHAVATMFRTEGPFTFYKGLTPTVVAVFPYAGLQFFSYNILKKLLEPKDTKSRGGLYSLISGSCAGVISKTITYPFDLIKKRLQVGGFEEARMKFGQVRTYHGFVDCVVRIGKEEGLRGFFKGLSPSLLKAAVSTGFTFFWYEFFINTIVSLKNS